From the Montipora capricornis isolate CH-2021 chromosome 2, ASM3666992v2, whole genome shotgun sequence genome, one window contains:
- the LOC138023992 gene encoding dimethyladenosine transferase 1, mitochondrial-like — protein sequence MAVSTRICSVLSKDLFLFKRLGYSTSTQLVTKYDLELLRHSKKNYKYILDEELAFKVAHSLGSLHDVTLIETNPGPGVLSKALFEAGATHIIGLEPERRFHPALWHLKEQITPPKRFDLLHGDFSKLDPHSGSVVNGAQCTPPAISSEDVLANVLSQPWESDGLVARFLGIETASNPSVLPRVLLSHLSQMVSQRGIFEKGRCELAFFYAEERAEKITAQFGSKHFSRLTLMVSLFCDVQVLLRVPCRRFYPVHSREKDKFLTLVSIVPKKIPLVSVSSHDLHYLNYFIRLLLVKPQRRVVDAIESISPGGHAILNQLNWSHDVSIRDLCSQDIGKLASAFFQWEGRSLHFYYDAGCNEQEHLKFM from the coding sequence GTTCTGTGTTGTCCAAGGATCTTTTTCTGTTTAAGCGGTTGGGTTATTCAACAAGTACCCAGCTAGTAACAAAATATGACTTGGAGCTGCTTAGACACTCAAAGAAAAACTATAAGTACATTCTTGACGAAGAGTTAGCATTTAAAGTCGCTCATAGCCTTGGAAGTTTACATGACGTGACTCTGATTGAGACAAATCCCGGCCCTGGTGTGCTCTCGAAAGCGCTATTCGAAGCCGGAGCAACTCATATTATTGGTCTTGAACCTGAGAGAAGATTTCACCCAGCTTTGTGGCATCTTAAGGAACAGATCACGCCGCCAAAGCGATTTGATTTGCTCCATGGAGATTTTAGCAAACTGGATCCGCATAGTGGCTCTGTCGTAAATGGAGCCCAATGCACACCCCCTGCGATTTCCTCCGAGGATGTTTTAGCCAATGTGCTGTCGCAGCCGTGGGAATCTGATGGTTTAGTGGCAAGATTTCTTGGAATTGAAACTGCCTCCAATCCCTCAGTTCTTCCCAGAGTATTGCTTTCTCATTTGAGTCAAATGGTTTCCCAAAGAGGTATCTTTGAGAAAGGAAGATGTGAACTCGCCTTTTTCTATGCAGAGGAACGAGCAGAAAAAATCACCGCTCAATTTGGGAGCAAACATTTTAGTAGATTAACTCTCATGGTGTCTTTGTTCTGTGATGTTCAAGTTTTACTTCGGGTACCTTGTAGACGTTTTTATCCAGTACACAGCAGGGAAAAGGACAAATTCCTGACCTTGGTCAGTATCGTCCCAAAGAAAATTCCCTTAGTGAGTGTCTCCAGTCATGATTTGCATTATCTTAACTACTTCATTAGACTTTTGTTGGTTAAGCCACAACGCCGGGTAGTAGACGCTATTGAAAGTATTAGCCCAGGAGGTCATGCAATACTCAATCAGTTGAATTGGTCACACGATGTATCAATCAGAGACTTGTGTTCTCAAGATATTGGGAAACTTGCAAGTGCTTTCTTTCAGTGGGAAGGAAGATCACTGCATTTTTACTATGATGCAGGATGTAACGAGCAAGAACACTTGAAATTTATGTAA